One window of Vidua chalybeata isolate OUT-0048 chromosome 14, bVidCha1 merged haplotype, whole genome shotgun sequence genomic DNA carries:
- the LOC128795227 gene encoding G-protein coupled receptor 83-like, whose translation MRQHTWFPLQYMPKPFWRAENHNTTSFFSALYGFSNQSFFHSDLNLEDLGDFDSGAKYEGESQSRTVKALLIVAYSVIICISLFGNILVCHVVIKNKRMHSATNLFIVNLAVADVMITTLNTPFTLVRFVSSTWVFGKLMCHISRFVQYCSVHVSVLTLAAIALDRHQVIMHPLKPRMSMVKGGICIIIIWVMASCFSLPHAIYQTLTRFYIGNRTIRMVCLPSFPPPADLFWKYLDLTTFALLYVLPLLVISITYAIVAKKLWLRNAIGDLTMEQYYAHQRKKKMTLKMLMVVVVVFAVCWFPLNCYVVLISCRAIHSSNALYFAFHWFAMSSTCYNPFIYCWLNESFRAELRSLLCVCRRTSTAQGHALQPVSPLFRHAKAESCRCKRSSACQKAQTPSQRNSARTDISSVQPIVAES comes from the exons atGAGACAGCACACCTGGTTCCCCTTGCAGTACATGCCCAAGCCCTTCTGGAGAGCTGAGAACCACAACACGACCAGCTTCTTCTCTGCACTCTACGGCTTCTCTAACCAGTCCTTCTTCCACAGTGACTTGAACCTGGAGGACCTGGGGGACTTTGATAGCGGAGCCAAGTATGAGGGCGAGTCCCAGAGCCGGACGGTGAAGGCGCTGCTGATTGTCGCCTACTCTGTGATCATCTGCATCTCTCTCTTCGGCAACATCCTGGTGTGCCACGTGGTCATCAAGAACAAGAGGATGCACTCTGCCACCAACCTGTTCATCGTAAATCTGGCCGTTGCTGATGTGATGATCACCACCCTGAACACCCCCTTCACACTG GTGAGGTTTGTGAGCAGCACCTGGGTTTTTGGAAAGCTGATGTGTCACATCAGCCGCTTTGTTCAGTACTGCTCTGTCCACGTGTCTGTGCTGACCCTCGCTGCCATTGCACTGGACCGGCACCAG GTGATCATGCACCCTCTCAAGCCACGCATGTCCATGGTGAAAGGAGGGATTTGCATCATCATCATCTGGGTTATGGCCAGCTGCTTCTCATTGCCGCACGCCATTTATCAGACTCTGACAAGGTTTTATATTGG AAACAGAACCATCCGAATGGTCTGCCTCCCCagcttccctcctcctgctgatCTTTTCTGGAAGTACTTGGACCTGACTACATTTGCTCTCTTGTATGTTCTGCCCTTGCTTGTGATCTCCATCACGTATGCCATAGTGGCCAAAAAGCTCTGGCTGAGGAACGCCATTGGGGACCTCACCATGGAGCAATACTACGCCCATCAGCGGAAGAAGAAGATGACGCTGAAGATgctgatggtggtggtggttgtgTTTGCCGTGTGCTGGTTTCCCCTGAACTGCTACGTGGTGCTCATCTCCTGCAGGGCCATCCACAGCAGCAACGCTCTGTACTTTGCTTTTCACTGGTTCGCCATGAGCAGCACCTGCTACAACCCCTTCATCTACTGCTGGCTGAACGAGAGCTTCCGCGCGGAGCTGCGGTCCCTGCTGTGCGTGTGCCGGCGCACGAGCACGGCTCAGGGCCACGCTCTGCAGCCCGTCTCCCCCCTGTTCCGGCATGCCAAGGCTGAGAGCTGCCGCTGCAAAAGAAGCAGCGCGTGCCAGAAGGCACAGACACCCTCCCAGAGGAACTCTGCAAGGACGGACATATCCAGCGTGCAGCCGATTGTGGCAGAAAGCTGA